GGAGCGACACCTCGCCACCCACTGGCCATTTGCTGCTGCTGTTCTCCCTGGGGCCAGAGTTCTGAGAGACGACTGTCCCTGCCCTCACCTGTCCCTGCCCTCACCCGTTGGGACCCAGGCAGAGCTTGTTACAGGGTCACAGGGCGGTGGCAGTTAATGTGCCTCCAGGGAAGGCAGGCCCaaggagctggggctgggagggccgGAAGCGGAAGCGGCCAGGTCCCCCAAGGGGTTGGGAGGCCCCCTTTTGTTCGCTCAATGAGCGATCCCAACCTCTACTGAAGAGCCCCTCTGCTGCTCCAGAACCCTAAAAGGGAAATTCAGAAGATCCTGGAGTTTGTGGGGCGCACCCTGCCAGAGGAGACCGTGGATCTCATCACCCAGCAAACGTCTTTCAAGGAGATGAAGAAGAACCCCATGGCTAACTACACCACCATACCCCCTGACATCATGGATCACAGCGTTTCGGCCTTCATGAGGAAAGGTGAGCGCCCGGACGGCTGGCCGGGCGGGGAGGCAAGCGTGGAAGCAGAGCGAGAGCTGCCCGAGCCACCCGGGGCCGCCTCTGCCGCCAGGACGCACAGCCACGCTGCCCTTCTTCCTCGTGCCCACAGGCGTCGCGGGGGACTGGAAGACCACCTTCACCGTGGCCCAGAACGAGCGCTTTGACGCCCACTATGCAGAGAAGATGGCGGGCTGCAGCCTCCGCTTCCGCACGCACCTGTGAGTGGTGCTCCCCGAGGCACGCCCGCGGCCCCGCTGCTGTGACCCGGCCTGACCCCGGGGTCGAGAATAAAATTCCGTTTGTGTTAACACCCTGAGTCTCTAATGCGAGCAAAGAGCAAACCTCAACTGAAACTAAATGCCTGCTGGGACCAGATGCGGCCATCTCCTCCGCGGCCTCCAATTCCCCAACTTGTCCTgtctggaggagggggagaagggccTGGAAAAGCAAAGCCAAGGAGACATGGGCAAAGGGGAACAATATTTATTTGATCACAAAATCTTCTGTTGCACTCCCCTGTGAGGACGGCAGGAGATTTGGAGTCTGCCAGCCCACTTCACTTTTTCTTGGGCTCCTTACAAGCCACCACGTACCTCTGGGCCACATTGAGGGGAGGGGAGTAACCATCCGCATAGGAGGTGTCTTCAAACAGGACTGAATAGTCATCCTGGGGCTGCAGTAGGGGGCAGACAGGAGGGGCTGGTCAGAGACCCCCAGACGAGGCCCTGTGCCGAGAATGAGCAGAACCTCTGGGGCTCCCAGCCTCTCCTGTCCCCAACCTTGCTCAAAAAGTCTAGATGTTTGAACCTAATCCCTGCTAGGACGGAGTTCTTTTCTCAGCAACAAAGAGCAAGCAGGAGGGAGACTTACTGTCTATATGGGGAGATCCTACATAGAGGATCTGGTGCCTTTTGAGGACCCTCTGTTAAGGGGATCAAGAAAAACCCAGAGGGCAGCAGGCAGGAAtcctggaggaagaggggagaagggccTTTCCCCCACCATGAGGTGAAGGGTGACCAGCATGAGGGAGCGCAGCCGGGGACGGAGAAAGGGCCCCGGCACGGGCCTTCCCATCTCAGGGCTGCCTGTCGAAATGCGCAGGTGAGGTGAGACTAGGGGACTCGTGGGTCACATTCCACTCAGGGCCTGCTGGGACTCTGAAGGTGGGAGAGGGGTTGGCTGGCACTGCCGTAGGGGGCAGGGCCGGAGGGCAGCTGCGGGGAAGTGTGAGCAGGAGACAGGGCAACGCACGGGACCCTCCTAGCTCAGAGAGGCTAGAGGAGGTGgtcaggaggggagggaggtggacgGTGACCCCATGACCCATGGGGTCAGCCCAGTCGTCGTGTCCTGTGCGGTCTCTCCCGTGGGGGCTGCTTACCCGTTGTGGGGGCGTGTGGATCAGGGCACGGTAGAAGCAGGTGGTCTGGGGATACAGGGCCAGTACGAGCTGCTCCTTCTGAAATAAGGCTTCAGGGTCCGTCTCGGGGTTGGCCTTCCACTGGGGCAGTGGGATGATGCGCCGCCGGCTCAGGGTATGTCTCCTGGGGGATGGGGGGCTTAGGTCAACCCGCGGCCAGGCGGGGGCTCCTTCCCAGCAGCTTCCATGGTCCCGCCCTGACCAGCACACTCACTCTTTGCCTTCTTCGTCGATGTCATCTACCTCATACCTGGCGAACAAAAGGAAAACGGTGGATGCAGGGAGGTGCGCCAAGTCGGGGAGCCACGAGCGGGGCAGGGAAGGGCCCAAGGAGCCTGCTCCACACACCGTCCCCGTCCCCACAGGCACCCCGAGGGAAGCCCTTCTCCCAtcctgcacgtgggggaggggcagccgcACAGGTGTAACGGGAGCACAGACGGAGGCGTGGGTGTCGACTCACTTGTTGGTGGCATGGCTGTAGCTGACCACCTCGGCCAGGATCCACTGCTCGTCCCCATCCACAGCCTTTACCCGGGCAGCCACCTTGTCTCCAGGTTTGGCCACGTAGTCGCCAGAGGCTGGAATGGCCCCACAGAGGGGCGGGGGCCTGAGGGTGGGACAAGGTGTTAGGTCCAGCCCCTCCCACTTATCAGCTCCCTCCACCCCGGGGCCTGCCCTCACTTGTCACCAGGCTTCCCGATCCACAGGGGCAGGGTCATGGCCGACTGCTGCAGCAGGGTCATCAGCACCCCCCTGCGCATGGTCTTCCGAGGGGGCTCCGAGTCATTGTACAGGCCCGCAATCTTGGCCGCTGTGGGAAGGAAGCGAGCCCCTGAGGCACCGGGGACAGGGCGCCTCCCCCAGGCCCACCCGTGCACTGAGCTGCCAGTGGAGCTCGGCCTGGAACCCCAGCTCCCGAGTTAGCAGCAAGGGCCCAGATGGGATCCCGGCCCCTTCCGCCAGATGCCCACGGAGAAACACTTGCGGACTACTCTCACGGACCGGTGAGGTGTCGGGTCAGGGGGGTCCCTTGGTGTGAAGGACGAAAGAGGGCAAAAAGGGGGGCTTCTGAGATGCTGGTCACATCAGATGTTCAGTCAGTGAAAATTTCACAGAGCTGTGTGTACAATTAGGTGTGCTTTTCTACTATTAGAATGTGCTGTTATTCCACATAAAGGTAAAAGAACTTTAGGTTCCTTAGTCAGACCCTTGGCCTCCTCAGGCATGGCGCCACACACCCAGTCAACCTCACACGGACCCCGCTGGCGGTGTGACACGTTTGACGGGGGAGGCGACTGCCTGCTGTGGGCTCACGGTAAGAGAGGTGGGAGAGCCGGGGCGGCCTGAAGGGATCTGGAAGCCAGCACCTGTGTAAACTCCATCCTAGAACGGCCCTCACAGAGCAGCCAGGGTTTACGACAGAAAGAAGTGCGAGTGGAGGTAGCGGGAAGGAGGCACCTGCCCAGGCCCAAGAGGAAGGGAGACGAGCACGGGTGGGGGGATGAAACCTTCCAGGTCTGCACAGGGACGCTGGGGAGCCCCTGCCTCTGAGCAGGGGAGCGTCTCCATTCCCTCCCAGACCCGGGCTGCACAGATGCGCTCCCCCCATCGGAAGTCCACGGAACGAGCACACAGGGCTGAGGCTGCAGGGAGCCGTGGCTGCTGCTCTCAGAAGCCTCACTCAGCCTGGTCAAGACGCATCTCTGACTCACCGATCCGCCTTTCCTCCAACAGAGACTTGATTTCTGCTATCTTATCTAGAGCTTTCCGGAGGATactgagggtggggagaagggagagaaggcgTCAGGATGAAGCACAAAGCACAGACTTCCGTCTCTGCTTACAGCAGCGTGAGTAACTCAGATCAACCCTACTGCCAAAAACTATAAACcctaagtgcttatttatttatttcttaatgtttatttttgacagagagagagggaggagaggagacagagtgtgagtgggggaggggcagagagagagggagacacagaatcacaagcaggctccaggctccgagcggtcagcacagagcccgacgcggggctcgaactcatgaactgtgagatcatggacctgagccaaagacggacgcttaactgactgagccacccaggcacccctatttatttggtttggtttgtttatttattttaattttaagtaatctctacacccaacgtgggtcgGGGGTCAAACCtccaatcccaagatcaagagtcacatgttccactgactgagccagccaggcacccgtgtttttttaattttaaaagcataaaagaatCGTTAAGGTAGTGAGAGGAAGCAGGCCAAAGAATCCAAGAGAATCGCAGAGAGGCAAGCAAAGCAGAGAGAACTGCATCTGACAAAGCCTGAAGAAAGCATGTTACAGGTCTGGCTGCTTTGAACAGTCTGGAGATTCGCAGGGTGGAAGTTAAGGCTCGGGGTCTGCCCACGCTGGGACGTGTAAAAGGAGACACTCCAGAGGATTGTGGGGAGTCCTCTCAGCTCAGAGCAGGGGTATGGGTAGAAGGAATCTGTCTCCGAAAGGCCACAGCCCCAGTAAACCTCTGGAGTTAACTTACGGGGTTCCAGAGTGGTTGGGGCCCAGGCAATCCAGCAGACTGAACACAGTTCTCGCTGGAGGAAGATTTCTTTATCCTAGATCTTGAGGACTCTTCCCCAAAAAGCATTTCAATAGGACTAAGCAGCACAGACTCCATTTTGGGTCATTTATTCTCCTCTCCCATAGCTATTCCTCTAGTAAACCTTTAGTAAATGCCCCTGTAGTTCTGAAGGCCTTCATTTAGCAGGAGGGAGACAAATAAGGACACAGCACGATACAGCCTCGCAGCTGTGTCCTGCTGGGTCCCAGGCTCTCGTGGAGCTTGTCAGGCAGATGGAGTGGGGCAGTCCAAAGCAGGGAGGGGTGGACATGTCACCTGATATGCCTGCAGCATCACAGTTCAGCGCGGCAGGCACAGGACACAGGGAGGGCTCAGCCAGGGCCACTGCAGGCCGGGAGCACTGGGACACAGGGCAGTCAGGCACCAGGACAGGAGGGGAGTAAAAGCCAGGAGGCCAAAGGGAACCTGGGAGTCTGACCATTGCTGCTGGGCCTGTCTGAAGAACACAGCTCTATGCAGTATGTCCTAAACTGTACTCTGTGAGACATTAATGGAGTGGGTCTCAACCAcatcagaatcccctggggagctttaagaaaaagaatcccaattGTTGTGAACAAGAACCATAAACAGATGCCAAATCTAAGAGACAGCTTGACCTGGAATATTCACATAATCTCGATGATCTCCCATAAGAGACTTACTAACTACACAATGGAAAACGGCCATAACCCTGGAAAAAAGTGGACGAGACCTCCTTCCTATGGAACAGGTCAAGACTAGAGCGCCATCTCTGGTCTGCAGCCTGGAACAACATCTACGCCGCAAGCGCCCGCAGCCAACGGTCAGCACCTGGTGCGGAAGGACCGTCCTCAGACCACAAATCATTCTCTCCTCTGGGAACCTGCCATGTTAGCCTGGGAGTCATTCAGGCCCTTGGGAAGCTAACCTACACCTCTGCCTGCGCCAGCCGAGCCGGGGCTAAAACCATCTTCCCCAGCCGGAACTCGGGGTGGTGGGAAGCCACTGTCTGTGGCCAAAGTATCACTGAGGACCCCATCCCTCCCACTCTTGCAGAAGGCCTTTTGCACTAAGGCTAGAAAATAATTTGTTCCTGCCTGGGAATGGCTGCCTATTTCTGGAAAGTGAAATCTTTGATCTTGTTGCCCTCTGACCTCTGCAGCCAGTGTGCAACCTcaagccctttaaaaaaaaaaaagaaaaaaaaaaaaaaggaaaaaaaaaaaaagaaaaaaaaaaaaaagaaaaaaaaaaaaaagaaaaaaaaaaaaaagaaattgttaaatGAAGACACAGGcacttttccattttctgcaAGCAGGAGGATGAAACCCAGCCGGGGGGCAGGAAAGAGCATGTGGAGGAAAGAGCAGCAGCATGTTAAGGAGTCAGCTAGCGGCGTGTCACGGGACTAACTCCTGACGCCGGCTCTTGGCGCCTCTTCACTTTCCTGAGGGCTTTAATTAATCTGCTTGGAGATGTATGGGTGGAGGAGAGTGTCGCGGGAACACACCGTGACATGTGTTCCCCACCCAGACTCCCAGACTCGGAGCCTCCCACAGGCAGGGTGGCACTTCGCCCCCTCATGTGCTCCTGGGCCCAGCACGGCACCCGGTGCTGACAAGGACTCAGAGTCTAGTGAATAAATGTATGAACTTTTGACAGTCTGAAAAGTAAAGTGGCAGAACTGCAAGAGGCTGGGCCCTGAAATTAGGAAATAAGCTTCTAAGTGTTTAACTCCCAGTGGGTCAATGGGAGAGAGGAGCCCACACCAGACTGGTTTCTGAAGCAGTCACTTTCCCAGCAGTTAAGCTTGGAAGGGCCATTTGCCTTTTACTCTCTAATGTGCGTGTCCCTCTAACTCATGCCAGCCCAACTCCAGTGCAGGTGAGCGGGAAAGGGCCTGACTATGGCCAGATGACAAACTTGCACATCAGGGAGAAGAGGCGGTGGGGAAGGGTGGGCTGGAAGGCCGGCTGGCGGTCAGAACGCTCCGTGCCTCCCCCTGGCCGGTGCCTCCCCCTGCCTAAGTCAGCCCCACCCTTTGTTCTCCTCCCCGGACCAGCACAGGGAGCCCAGCTGGTGCCTCTAAGCTAAAAAAAACCCTGGGATCTTCACCTTCCCCTGTCCCAAatgattccaattttattttttttaattttttaaaaacgtttttatttatttttgacacacagagagacagagcatgagcaggggaggtgcagagagagagggagacacagaatccgaagcaggctccaggctgtgagctgtcagcacagagcccgatgcaggacttgaacccagaaaccgtgagatcatgacctgagttgaagtcggacgcccaaccgactgagccacccaggcgcccctgattcccctaattttatttcagaatctGCCCTTGAACCCACTCTTGCTTCTCCATCCCCACAGCCACTGTCTTGGCTCAATCCCATCACCACCTCTTGCCTGATCTCCTCACTGGCTCTGAATCTCACCCAGTCTACcgtccacacagcagccagaggttTCTCTCCTTTTACATCCTCACTGGCTCCCTGTGGCCTCCAGGATAAAACCCAGTTCCTGGAAGCCCTCCACATGCTGCCTTGCCCTTCCCAGCCACACAGGACTGGTTCTCAGTCCCCCAGTGCGCATGTCCAGcgggcactcttttttttttttttttttaatttttttttcaacgtttattcattttttggggacagagagagacagagcatgaacgggggaggggcagagagagagggagacacagaatcagaaacaggctccaggctccgagccatcagcccagagcccgacacggggctcgaactcacggaccgcgagatcgtgacctggctgaagtcggacgcccaaccgactgcgccacccaggcgcccccagcggGCACTCTTCCACAGCCTCCACACACTGTCCCCTCTGCCGTGTCCACCTGCTGACCCCTACTTCAagtctctcctcctccccgcgGCCATCCCAGGCCTGCAGGCACAGTGAGCCCACCTCTGCTGGCCCATCAACCACACTGTCCTGTAACTCTTTTCTTAGGGTGCCTCTCCTTTCCGGACCGTTTGCCCTTGAAGGCAGGGTCTTTGCTATCCTCATGTCTCTATATGTGGATGGCCAGCACCAGACACAGGTGCCAGCAAAGGTTTGTAAAACAAAGATGACAGCAAGTGACGAAAATCTGGGACCATGAGCACAAGGCAGTGTGCTCATGAAGAGCCTGATGGGAGGAGAGGAAGATCTGGAACCACTAGAAATGTTTAGGGTGCTGGCCATCACCACATGTGCAGGCCAGTATTTAACGGAGCCCATAACTCATTAGTGAGTTGTGAAATTAATTTCCTGGGTAAcaaccagcatttaaaaaaaacagaacagaggatacctggctggctcagccgtaagagcatgcaactctcgatctttgggtcatgagcttgagccccacacagtggatgtagagattacttaaaacaaaacaacacacacacacacacacacacacacacacacacacacacacacaaagacatagTAACAGTACAAACTATTTCTTGTTCCAATTCTAtgatatatgtgcatataaaataaatgtgagaagACAATCATTAAACCATTCTAGCATGGTATCCAAGAAATATGGACTTTGGGTCTAAAGTTGGGCTCCCCCACTTACTAGTTGTATGTCTTTTAGCAGATTATGGAACCCCttgtgtcttagtttcctcatctgtaaaatggtggcTCTGAGCATtgagataaatacataaagtacttggaataatgcctggcacagtAAGGCCAATAGGAgtctttattaatattattaacatgatgattatgtatttaatattattattattaagccacaacagaaaatgtatttcctaCCACAGGTAATGATcagaagtttgaaaaacactggtcTTAGGCACTATATATACAACCGTCTCATATGCTGACAATTCTGTAGATggttattatccccattgtaaTGATGGAGCAACTGAATCTCGACGGAAGGGCCTGCTCAAAAGGTCACTGTGGCTGGTAAATGGCAGTGCTGGGGTCTGGTCCCCACCTCACTGCCATCTATAAAACAGCAGGGCTATTGGGAAAGAGAGGTCCAAAAGTGGGCTCTAGGGAAGGCAAGCCCCCAGGGACAGCCTGGGGAGTGGGAATCTGCTTATCCGTGGCAGGAAAGGCAGCTGGGGCTGTGGTTTGTAGGCTTCTGGAGCCCAGCACACGGGCGGGGAAGGAGAGATGAGGGCAGGGCGGTGGGACAGTACTCACTTGCACTCCGCCTCCGCATCGGCCTTGGCGGTTGTATAGAGCCCACGCAGCTTTGTCCGGTAATAGGGAGAGACTGCAAAGTGAACAGAGAAAGAGGCGTGGGCAAGGGGCAGCTGGTGGTCACGTGGCCCTGCTTCCAGTACACCCAAATCAGACTTCCGGAGGCTTACAGAGGCCACGGGCCAGGGTGTGAGCTTTATTGGGTCAGAAGTGCTCTCTGAGGCAGATGCCCATGTTCGACGAGTTCACATTTTCATATGGTACAGATCACATCATTACATGTCAGGAGAGGACTTTCTAATCTCTGCCATCGCATGACAGAAAATACGTGTcagcacagaggaagacagacaacAACTCTCAAAGCTGCTCAGGGTTGGAAAGCACCAACCCAGGAGGCTGAGCATGAGAGCCGCTGGGGCATGTGCATTGCACGCGAGGGAAGCTCTATCTAGAAAACACCAGCCTACTGGGGATGCTTGTGTGCCCAAAGGGGTTCCCCTGGATGCAGCCTCATTTCACTGACGTCCCAGTCCCTAGAATTGGGGGATTTTAAGGCTCCTTAGTGCTAAGtcatctgctgtttcctgggTCACCATATATCACACAGCCTAAGGGAAAACTGTCCCTCTGGCTAAGGAGCGGTTCATTTCGGGTTGTGTAGGTACATGCAAAAATCCTGTCCAAATCCTGTCCGACACTAGTAACAGTCAGGTTCCCTGTCTCGGCCCACACCCCTTTCTCCTGTGAGCCCAGCTACTTACTCTTGTTCTCTGTCTGCATCCGCTCATGGGTCTTCTGGATGTTCACTAAGTTGTGTTCGCTCCGTGAACGCTCTTCCTGCAAGGGTGAGGTCAACAGGCATGAGGCCGGCCCTTTATCCTGCTGTGGCACCCCGCATCCCAGGCCAGAGGCCCCAGAAATATTTATACCGGCATCTCCTGACCCTTACTTTTCAGGTTACATCCCACTACAAAAGACTTCATTTGGGAAGGAATTTCCGGGAACCGCTCCCTTCTGGGCCACATGACTGTGTGGTGCATGGCTCCCAGGAGATGGGTCCCTGTGTAACTATAAACCTGGATGACCGAATGCTTGGAGAGGACCCTGATTATAATGGACCAAAGTATAGCAGCGGCACATCCAATAGGCcgtgcacaaacacacaccactcttatttttgtgaatgaaaagatatctttttaaatggaaaaacatggCTTTCTGATAGGATTAAAGCAGCAGGCATCTCATGGTGGGTCCAAATTCCCCTGGGGAACCTTCTTGCCCTGAGGTGAAGAAGGTTTGGAGAGGCCATTTGATACATTCAGGCTAAAATACATCTACGTGTGGCCACCATACATCCAGTATAGGGCACCCAGCATTTTGGAGTACGAAATAGGTCTCCTCACTGCACCCAGGCCAGTAGACAACAATGGCAACAAAATGCGTGCTGGAGAAAGTACACTGGCCCACAGACAGAAAGGGTTTTAGGGGAGACGGGTGCTAGTGTGCGCCTTATGGGACAATTgaatacact
This sequence is a window from Prionailurus viverrinus isolate Anna chromosome E3, UM_Priviv_1.0, whole genome shotgun sequence. Protein-coding genes within it:
- the SGF29 gene encoding SAGA-associated factor 29 — protein: MALVSADSRIAELLTELHQLIKQTQEERSRSEHNLVNIQKTHERMQTENKISPYYRTKLRGLYTTAKADAEAECNILRKALDKIAEIKSLLEERRIAAKIAGLYNDSEPPRKTMRRGVLMTLLQQSAMTLPLWIGKPGDKPPPLCGAIPASGDYVAKPGDKVAARVKAVDGDEQWILAEVVSYSHATNKYEVDDIDEEGKERHTLSRRRIIPLPQWKANPETDPEALFQKEQLVLALYPQTTCFYRALIHTPPQRPQDDYSVLFEDTSYADGYSPPLNVAQRYVVACKEPKKK